In Amycolatopsis jiangsuensis, the following proteins share a genomic window:
- a CDS encoding polysaccharide pyruvyl transferase family protein, whose product MRVLLTGWAGFTRGEASAGDVLSLHAVSDTLTEAGIAHVTAWSPGFLPGEPSLDDCPPEDFTHLVFACGPLHGDQVRELHERYAGCARIAVGVSVPDPADPAATGFDAVFPRDDGDARSADLSLAGRVGSPPVVAVVLAPDQPEYGDARRHSAVHDTLTEWLRSVDCGRIPLDTRLATDDWRHCATPDQFVAVLSRVDVVVSTRLHGLVLGLKAGIPVLAVDPIAGGGKVSAQGAVLDWPVLPADSTPDDLTARLDWCCCAEARARAAGEHPFPGPLGELVGELKGLS is encoded by the coding sequence ATGCGAGTACTGCTGACCGGCTGGGCCGGATTCACCCGCGGTGAAGCCTCCGCGGGCGACGTGCTGAGCCTGCACGCGGTGAGCGACACCCTCACCGAGGCCGGGATCGCCCACGTGACCGCGTGGAGTCCCGGATTCCTCCCCGGCGAACCGTCGCTCGACGACTGTCCCCCGGAGGACTTCACCCACCTCGTGTTCGCCTGCGGGCCCCTGCACGGCGACCAGGTCCGGGAGCTGCACGAACGGTACGCGGGCTGCGCCCGAATCGCCGTCGGCGTCTCCGTACCGGATCCGGCCGACCCCGCGGCGACCGGTTTCGACGCGGTGTTCCCCCGCGACGACGGCGACGCCCGCAGCGCCGACCTCTCCCTGGCCGGCCGGGTCGGCTCGCCGCCCGTGGTGGCCGTGGTCCTCGCGCCGGACCAGCCGGAATACGGCGACGCACGCCGGCATTCGGCGGTGCACGACACACTCACCGAGTGGCTGCGTTCGGTCGACTGCGGACGGATCCCGCTCGACACCCGGCTGGCCACCGACGACTGGCGGCACTGCGCGACACCGGACCAGTTCGTCGCCGTGCTGTCCCGGGTGGACGTGGTGGTCAGCACGCGGCTGCACGGCCTCGTCCTCGGACTCAAGGCGGGCATCCCGGTGCTCGCCGTCGACCCGATCGCAGGTGGCGGGAAGGTGAGTGCGCAAGGAGCCGTGCTCGACTGGCCGGTGCTGCCCGCCGACTCCACCCCGGACGATCTCACCGCCCGGCTCGACTGGTGCTGCTGCGCCGAAGCCCGGGCAAGGGCTGCCGGGGAGCACCCGTTTCCGGGACCGCTGGGCGAACTCGTCGGCGAGCTGAAAGGACTGTCGTGA
- a CDS encoding NAD-dependent epimerase/dehydratase family protein, whose amino-acid sequence MVFSHAVVTGGAGFVGARLCAQLLDEGCAVTAVDNFVTALPGALDELAGRSGFTVLEHDVTEPIPVADAPDVVFHLASPASPRDYLDRPVETLRAGALGTEHALALAAGARFVLASTSEVYGDPLEHPQRETYWGNVNPIGPRSVYDEAKRYAEALTFAMRRSRGANTGVARIFNTYGPGMRPGDGRMIPAFLTQALSGQPLTVAGTGAQTRSLCYVDDTVRGLLALASSAHSGPVNLGNPHEMSVREIAEYVIALTGSRSSIVHVAAAVDDPHRRCPDITLARRVLGWAPTVAAGEGLRRTADWFAAAVSSDVLGFPAQSVYP is encoded by the coding sequence ATGGTCTTCTCCCACGCGGTCGTCACAGGCGGTGCTGGATTCGTGGGTGCGCGGCTGTGCGCGCAATTGCTCGACGAAGGATGTGCGGTGACCGCCGTGGACAACTTCGTCACCGCTCTGCCCGGTGCGCTGGACGAACTGGCCGGGCGTTCCGGATTCACGGTGCTGGAACACGACGTGACCGAACCGATTCCCGTCGCGGACGCCCCGGACGTGGTCTTCCACCTGGCGTCACCGGCGTCCCCGCGGGACTACCTCGACCGGCCGGTGGAAACGCTGCGTGCCGGGGCGCTCGGCACCGAGCACGCGCTCGCTCTCGCGGCCGGAGCCCGGTTCGTGCTCGCCTCCACGAGCGAGGTCTACGGCGATCCGCTGGAACATCCGCAGCGCGAAACGTACTGGGGCAACGTCAATCCGATCGGTCCGCGCAGCGTGTACGACGAGGCGAAGCGCTACGCCGAAGCGCTGACGTTCGCGATGCGCCGCAGCCGGGGCGCGAACACCGGCGTCGCCCGCATCTTCAACACTTACGGCCCCGGCATGCGTCCCGGGGACGGCCGGATGATCCCGGCGTTCCTGACCCAGGCGCTGAGCGGGCAGCCGCTGACCGTGGCCGGTACCGGGGCGCAGACGCGGTCGTTGTGCTACGTCGACGACACTGTGCGTGGTTTGCTGGCGCTGGCGTCCTCGGCGCATTCCGGCCCGGTCAATCTCGGCAATCCACACGAAATGTCCGTCCGGGAGATCGCCGAGTACGTCATCGCGCTCACCGGATCCAGGTCGTCGATCGTGCACGTCGCGGCGGCCGTCGACGATCCGCACCGGCGTTGCCCGGACATCACGCTGGCGCGCCGCGTGCTCGGCTGGGCACCCACGGTGGCGGCCGGGGAAGGCTTGCGCCGCACCGCGGACTGGTTCGCCGCTGCGGTGAGTAGCGACGTCCTGGGGTTTCCGGCCCAATCCGTTTATCCGTGA
- a CDS encoding glycosyltransferase family 2 protein has translation MSRTTVVVATRNRAGELDRTLHRLTTMDPKPPVIVLDNGSVDETARVAASYEGEGVRVIRSPRNHGAAARTQGVIAARTPYVAFSDDDSWWAADALPRAENLFDAHPGLALIAGRTLVGPDEREDPVTPALEHSPLGTPADAPGPLVLGFLACSAVVRRTAFLQAGGFSSMLHFGAEEQLLAYDLAAAGWQLCYVPDVVAHHHPSPSRPSASWRHRAEARNQLLIGWLRRPGAVCATQLRHFARSAGHEPSLLGALPTALLRLPRALARRRVLPDSVEQQARTLEG, from the coding sequence GTGAGCCGCACCACCGTCGTCGTCGCCACCCGTAACCGGGCCGGCGAACTGGATCGCACCCTGCATCGACTGACCACAATGGACCCGAAGCCACCGGTCATCGTGCTCGACAACGGTTCTGTCGACGAGACCGCCCGGGTCGCCGCTTCATACGAAGGCGAAGGCGTCCGGGTGATCCGCAGCCCCCGCAACCACGGCGCCGCCGCCCGTACGCAGGGGGTCATCGCAGCCCGGACACCGTACGTGGCGTTCAGCGACGACGACTCGTGGTGGGCCGCGGACGCGTTGCCACGGGCGGAGAACCTGTTCGACGCCCATCCCGGACTCGCGCTGATCGCCGGCCGTACGCTCGTCGGTCCGGACGAGCGCGAGGATCCCGTGACCCCGGCACTCGAACACAGTCCACTCGGGACTCCGGCGGACGCGCCCGGCCCCCTGGTGCTCGGGTTCCTCGCCTGTTCGGCGGTCGTGCGCCGCACCGCGTTCCTGCAAGCCGGCGGATTCAGTTCGATGCTGCATTTCGGGGCCGAGGAACAACTTCTGGCCTACGACCTGGCCGCCGCGGGCTGGCAGCTGTGCTACGTGCCGGACGTGGTCGCGCACCACCATCCGTCGCCGTCCCGCCCGTCGGCGAGCTGGCGACACCGGGCGGAGGCCCGCAACCAGCTGCTGATCGGCTGGCTGCGCCGGCCCGGCGCGGTATGTGCCACCCAGCTCCGGCACTTCGCGCGAAGCGCCGGACACGAGCCCTCGTTGCTCGGCGCCTTGCCCACGGCGTTGCTCCGGCTCCCACGCGCACTCGCCCGACGACGGGTACTGCCCGACTCCGTGGAACAGCAAGCCCGGACGCTGGAGGGATGA
- a CDS encoding STAS domain-containing protein, whose translation MRRWEARAEPVAGERMPRPVLIVVRGDIDGANCADWGHRLRELAASSGSDVLIDLSGLTLLTASGGRVLAHLAEQWGAAGRRTRIVVGANPVVARVVEIAEARVVLTVHESVAAALSAPDRPASLPDSWFVIREAVRQLQEQYGLSDAGPAVSLLQSVAREHRIRVHRLAAAAAGPAFPGQPAAGEAAEPILPFPVGAVAAPKFVTVLDHALRAALRATETPAGYAQLVAGGFLRMASAHGIGRDLRRYLGQPGHESTPCARAARGGTRVTVGDVREDVPLAGTPALDMLRAEGILFACSTPVVDGEGRSCRAVLSLVDGRAGRGLTYAQADELDRIAEAVSRWAQWDDDRRVRTAVSDLHAALAAGTPS comes from the coding sequence ATGCGGCGATGGGAGGCACGCGCCGAGCCGGTGGCCGGCGAGCGGATGCCCCGGCCCGTGCTGATCGTGGTCCGCGGGGACATCGACGGGGCGAACTGTGCCGACTGGGGACACCGGCTGCGTGAGCTGGCCGCGTCGTCCGGTTCGGACGTCCTGATCGACCTCTCCGGCCTGACTTTGCTGACCGCCTCCGGTGGCCGGGTGCTGGCTCACCTCGCCGAGCAGTGGGGTGCGGCCGGTCGCCGGACGCGGATCGTGGTGGGCGCCAACCCGGTGGTCGCCCGGGTCGTCGAGATCGCGGAAGCCAGGGTGGTGCTGACCGTGCACGAGTCCGTGGCCGCCGCGCTGTCGGCACCCGATCGGCCGGCGTCCCTGCCGGACAGCTGGTTCGTGATCCGGGAAGCGGTGCGGCAGCTGCAGGAGCAGTACGGGCTGTCCGACGCCGGGCCCGCGGTCAGCCTGCTCCAGTCGGTGGCGCGTGAGCACCGGATCCGGGTCCACCGGCTCGCGGCCGCCGCGGCCGGCCCGGCGTTCCCGGGGCAGCCGGCCGCCGGGGAGGCGGCCGAACCGATCCTCCCGTTCCCGGTGGGCGCCGTCGCCGCGCCGAAATTCGTGACGGTGCTCGACCACGCGCTGAGAGCTGCCCTGCGCGCGACGGAGACTCCGGCCGGCTACGCCCAGCTCGTGGCAGGCGGTTTCCTGCGGATGGCCAGCGCCCACGGGATCGGCCGGGACCTGCGGCGTTACCTCGGACAGCCGGGGCACGAGTCGACCCCCTGCGCCCGTGCGGCCCGCGGCGGAACCAGGGTGACCGTCGGCGACGTCCGCGAGGACGTGCCGCTCGCCGGGACGCCCGCGCTGGACATGCTGCGCGCGGAAGGCATTCTGTTCGCGTGCAGCACACCGGTCGTCGACGGGGAAGGCCGGTCCTGCCGTGCGGTCCTGTCCCTTGTGGACGGTCGTGCCGGACGTGGCCTCACCTACGCCCAGGCCGACGAGCTCGACCGGATCGCCGAGGCAGTGAGCCGCTGGGCCCAGTGGGACGACGACCGGCGCGTCCGCACCGCCGTGTCCGACCTGCACGCCGCTCTGGCTGCCGGAACGCCTTCCTGA
- a CDS encoding glycosyltransferase, whose translation MRILLWHVHGAWTDAFVRGRHEYFVPVSAEGAPWGLGRAGRPWPSVTEVPLERLASAQPDVVVLQRPEEIPIVRRQLGSRVPAVYVEHNAPRDTAAGSRHPLAGQDVVRLVHVTHFNALMWDNGIAPVEVVPHGIPDPGERYTGELAAGATMINEPVRRARVTGADLLPGFREIAPVHVFGMGTGQLPGGQGDVPPPRLHDELARRRVYLHPARWTSLGLSLLEAMHLGMPVVVAAATEAPSTVPPEAGVVSADVSVLARRFRELIHEPDFAVLAGKAAREHVLRHHGLGAFLARWDHLLDETVPALEGAR comes from the coding sequence ATGAGGATCCTGCTCTGGCACGTGCACGGCGCGTGGACCGACGCCTTCGTCCGCGGCCGGCACGAGTACTTCGTCCCGGTGAGCGCCGAGGGCGCGCCGTGGGGACTGGGCCGGGCGGGGAGGCCGTGGCCGTCGGTGACGGAAGTTCCGCTCGAGCGGCTGGCCTCGGCCCAGCCGGACGTGGTGGTGCTGCAACGGCCGGAGGAGATCCCGATCGTCCGGCGGCAGCTGGGTTCCCGGGTGCCCGCGGTGTACGTCGAGCACAATGCGCCCCGGGACACCGCCGCGGGATCACGTCATCCGCTGGCCGGACAGGACGTGGTGCGCCTGGTGCACGTCACGCACTTCAACGCGCTCATGTGGGACAACGGGATCGCACCGGTGGAAGTGGTTCCGCACGGCATCCCGGACCCCGGGGAGCGCTACACCGGCGAACTCGCGGCAGGCGCGACGATGATCAACGAGCCGGTGCGCCGCGCCCGGGTCACCGGGGCCGACCTGCTGCCCGGGTTCCGGGAGATCGCGCCGGTGCACGTTTTCGGCATGGGAACGGGGCAGCTGCCCGGCGGCCAGGGGGACGTGCCGCCGCCCCGGCTGCACGACGAGCTGGCGCGGCGGCGGGTCTACCTGCATCCGGCGCGCTGGACCTCGCTCGGGCTGTCCCTGCTGGAAGCCATGCACCTGGGCATGCCGGTGGTGGTCGCGGCGGCCACCGAGGCGCCGTCGACGGTCCCGCCCGAGGCCGGCGTCGTGTCCGCGGACGTGTCCGTACTCGCGCGCCGGTTCCGCGAACTGATCCACGAACCGGATTTCGCCGTGCTGGCAGGGAAAGCCGCTCGCGAACACGTGCTGCGTCACCACGGTCTCGGTGCCTTCCTGGCGCGGTGGGACCACCTGCTCGACGAGACCGTCCCTGCCCTGGAAGGAGCCCGATGA
- a CDS encoding DUF2188 domain-containing protein encodes MEGDVETVYENGLWKNRVDGHQRASNVAKTREEAVRTGRHMAKARHVVHCVRGENGEVVSRDDYRASPRGVPLPP; translated from the coding sequence ATGGAGGGCGACGTCGAGACGGTGTACGAGAACGGGCTGTGGAAGAACCGGGTGGACGGTCACCAGCGCGCTTCGAACGTGGCAAAGACCCGCGAAGAGGCCGTGCGGACCGGGCGGCACATGGCGAAGGCCCGCCACGTCGTCCATTGCGTCCGCGGCGAGAACGGCGAAGTCGTCAGCCGCGACGACTACCGGGCCAGCCCGCGCGGAGTGCCGCTCCCACCGTGA
- a CDS encoding zinc-dependent alcohol dehydrogenase, translating into MKAVVWHGVGDIRLDEVPDPKILEPSDAIVAITRSAICGTDLHLVRGTMPGMVQGTVLGHEAVGVVQDVGPAVRGFAPGDRVVIPSTIGCGTCSYCRAGYYAQCDRANPNGPSAGTCFFGGPEGTGPVDGLQAEYARVPFAMTSLVRIPDEVTDDQAILLSDIFPTAWFGARLAEVGEGDSVLVLGAGVVGQFAIASAKRQGAGRVFVVDRLASRLEKARAQQAEPVNFDEDDPVALVRELTGGIGVDRVIDAVGVDAQRPSSGPAAGKSAEQAAQFEQERVAEAPDSDTWVPGNAPSQAARWAVDAVAKAGTIGVIGVYPPTFDAFPFGAAMNKNLTLHMGNCNHRRYLPELLDLVHTGVVDPLTFVTQHEAPTSAIEAYETFDRREEGWLKTVLDVA; encoded by the coding sequence GTGAAAGCAGTGGTGTGGCACGGAGTCGGCGACATCCGGCTCGACGAGGTGCCCGATCCGAAGATTCTCGAACCGAGCGACGCCATCGTCGCGATCACCCGCAGTGCGATCTGCGGGACCGATCTGCATCTCGTCCGGGGCACGATGCCCGGCATGGTGCAGGGAACGGTACTCGGTCACGAAGCGGTGGGCGTCGTCCAGGACGTCGGCCCCGCGGTGCGGGGCTTCGCACCAGGCGACCGGGTGGTGATCCCGTCCACGATCGGCTGCGGCACCTGTTCCTACTGCCGTGCCGGGTACTACGCGCAGTGCGACCGAGCGAATCCGAACGGCCCGTCGGCGGGAACCTGCTTCTTCGGCGGCCCAGAGGGCACCGGACCGGTCGACGGGCTGCAGGCGGAGTACGCGCGGGTGCCGTTCGCGATGACCTCGCTGGTGCGGATCCCCGACGAGGTGACCGACGACCAGGCGATCTTGCTGTCCGACATCTTTCCGACGGCGTGGTTCGGTGCGCGGCTGGCGGAGGTCGGCGAGGGGGACAGCGTGCTCGTTCTCGGCGCCGGCGTGGTGGGTCAGTTCGCGATCGCCTCGGCGAAACGGCAGGGGGCCGGCCGGGTGTTCGTGGTCGACCGGCTCGCGTCCCGGCTGGAGAAGGCGCGTGCGCAGCAGGCCGAACCGGTGAACTTCGACGAGGACGATCCGGTCGCGCTGGTGCGGGAGCTGACCGGCGGGATCGGTGTGGACCGGGTCATCGACGCGGTCGGCGTCGACGCGCAGCGGCCGTCTTCGGGGCCCGCCGCCGGAAAGTCGGCGGAGCAGGCCGCCCAGTTCGAACAGGAGCGGGTGGCCGAGGCACCGGACAGCGACACCTGGGTGCCCGGCAACGCGCCGAGCCAGGCCGCGCGCTGGGCGGTGGATGCGGTGGCCAAGGCGGGCACGATCGGCGTGATCGGGGTGTACCCGCCGACGTTCGACGCCTTCCCGTTCGGCGCCGCGATGAACAAGAACCTGACGCTGCACATGGGCAACTGCAACCACCGGCGGTACCTGCCGGAACTGCTCGACCTGGTGCACACCGGCGTGGTGGACCCGCTGACGTTCGTGACCCAGCACGAGGCGCCGACGTCGGCGATCGAGGCGTACGAGACGTTCGACCGCAGGGAAGAGGGCTGGCTCAAGACCGTGCTCGACGTGGCCTGA
- a CDS encoding glycosyltransferase family 2 protein: MHRASFVMITHNRREQLRETLTQLTALPEQPPIFVVDNASEDGTADLVAREFPAVRLLRSSRNLGAVGRNLAVQEVTTPYVAFCDDDTRWQPGALTRASDVLDANPELASVTGRCLVEPELREDPITPEMRYSPVPAPDWLPGPALLGIMAGLSTFRVSAFREVGGFSPRFWLGGEEELLALDLAARGWWMCWREDVVIHHAPSRVRDARRRRALGIRNTLWTLMLRRPWPSVLRRAAAVLASAPRDRTTLAAVAESLRGLPWVLRERSVVPAEVERGLRLLEEPQRNSAARRYVG, from the coding sequence GTGCACCGCGCCTCGTTCGTGATGATCACGCACAACCGGCGAGAGCAGCTGCGGGAAACGCTCACGCAGCTCACCGCGCTTCCCGAACAGCCGCCGATCTTCGTGGTGGACAATGCTTCCGAGGACGGTACAGCGGACCTGGTCGCCCGCGAGTTTCCCGCTGTGCGGCTGCTGCGTTCGTCGCGCAACCTCGGTGCGGTGGGCCGCAATCTGGCGGTCCAGGAGGTGACCACGCCGTACGTGGCGTTCTGCGACGACGACACCCGTTGGCAGCCCGGCGCGCTCACCCGCGCCTCCGACGTCCTCGACGCGAATCCCGAACTGGCCTCCGTCACCGGACGCTGCCTCGTCGAACCCGAGCTGCGGGAGGACCCGATCACCCCGGAGATGCGGTATTCGCCCGTGCCCGCGCCGGACTGGCTGCCCGGTCCGGCGTTGCTGGGCATCATGGCCGGGCTGAGCACCTTCCGGGTGAGCGCGTTCCGGGAAGTGGGCGGGTTCTCGCCGCGGTTCTGGCTGGGCGGCGAAGAAGAACTGCTGGCGCTGGACCTGGCCGCGCGCGGCTGGTGGATGTGCTGGCGGGAGGACGTCGTGATTCACCACGCCCCGTCGCGCGTGCGCGATGCCCGACGACGCCGGGCGCTGGGCATCCGGAACACCTTGTGGACGCTGATGCTGCGGCGGCCGTGGCCGTCGGTCCTCCGCCGGGCCGCCGCCGTTCTCGCCAGCGCACCCCGGGACCGCACGACGCTGGCCGCGGTGGCCGAAAGCCTGCGCGGCCTGCCTTGGGTGCTGCGGGAACGTTCCGTCGTACCGGCCGAGGTCGAACGCGGGTTACGGCTTCTCGAAGAACCCCAGCGGAACTCGGCCGCCCGCCGCTACGTCGGCTGA
- a CDS encoding SpoIIE family protein phosphatase, with protein sequence MADEADERIGDARTVRDRFESLGLMAISYHGPELRVVAANAAFRAFAGNQHLVGHTIRELFPEWEGQQLIQVPEHVLRTGESRIGREWRIQVEREDTGQVRECFVDYFAEPYRDTDGTVVGVNGYCIDVSEQVRRRQEEQHRATHAEQRYEQAREVVTELQRRLLPSGLPVLPSAQVAGSYLLVDVENAAGGDWFDAIPVSADRVALVVGDVVGHGVAASAAMGQLRAVLQDRLDETGDVLTAVRAADRVADRVAEASAATVCAALVDLADGTVTCCSAGHPPPLLAGADSARYLPASGNGPLGTGSDYSVVTDRLDLGQVVLLYSDGILERPGREPAAATAELARTVADAVAGRGLADHELSAVDRACTHTLELLVRLTGHTDDITLLAAQRRTPSAPLRLCMPTGPDAIGTARRDLDSWLRNQEAGDEDRSALAHAVSELVTNAVEHGHPDSTAGTITISADLDAGGVVRVVVADDGQWRERSRPGDESFRRDHGLGLAMTARFVDALDLDHDESGTTAILRHRLSRPARLLTTGQLSDGVPVRGPDELRELTLVLDQPHAPGNRIAVYGPLDATNIDHVAAELDRFTLGGTHDLTVDLTAVTHLASTAVKLLSPVSAPGDGHRRPPLCLYAPLGSVAHQVLTLVAVPHTTTDPDVAPGAGGFGAPPDG encoded by the coding sequence GTGGCCGACGAGGCGGACGAACGAATCGGTGACGCGCGGACCGTCCGGGACCGGTTCGAGTCACTGGGGCTGATGGCGATCTCCTATCACGGACCGGAACTTCGCGTCGTCGCGGCCAATGCGGCGTTCCGCGCGTTCGCCGGCAACCAGCACCTGGTCGGGCACACCATCCGGGAGCTGTTCCCGGAATGGGAGGGACAACAGCTGATCCAGGTTCCCGAGCACGTTCTGCGCACCGGGGAAAGCCGGATCGGCCGGGAATGGCGCATCCAGGTCGAACGCGAGGACACCGGGCAAGTGCGCGAGTGCTTCGTGGACTACTTCGCCGAGCCCTACCGGGACACTGACGGCACTGTCGTGGGCGTCAACGGCTACTGCATCGACGTGAGCGAGCAGGTCCGTCGCCGCCAGGAAGAACAGCACCGCGCCACACATGCCGAACAGCGCTACGAACAGGCCCGTGAAGTCGTCACCGAACTGCAGCGGCGGCTGCTGCCCTCGGGACTGCCGGTGCTGCCGTCCGCACAGGTCGCCGGCAGCTACCTCCTCGTGGACGTCGAGAACGCGGCCGGCGGCGACTGGTTCGACGCGATCCCGGTGTCCGCCGACCGCGTCGCGCTGGTCGTCGGTGATGTCGTCGGGCACGGGGTGGCCGCGTCCGCGGCGATGGGGCAGCTGCGCGCGGTCCTGCAGGACCGCCTCGACGAGACCGGTGATGTGCTCACCGCGGTCCGTGCGGCCGACCGGGTGGCGGACCGCGTTGCCGAGGCGAGCGCGGCGACCGTCTGCGCCGCGCTCGTCGACCTCGCCGACGGTACGGTGACCTGCTGCAGCGCCGGGCATCCGCCGCCGCTCCTGGCCGGCGCGGACTCCGCCCGGTACCTGCCCGCCTCCGGCAACGGGCCGCTGGGCACCGGCTCCGACTACAGCGTCGTGACCGACCGGCTCGATCTCGGCCAGGTGGTCCTGCTCTACAGCGACGGGATCCTCGAACGGCCCGGTCGCGAGCCCGCCGCCGCGACCGCCGAACTGGCCAGGACGGTGGCCGACGCCGTCGCCGGACGGGGTCTCGCCGACCACGAGCTGTCCGCGGTCGACCGGGCCTGCACGCACACCCTGGAACTCCTGGTCCGCCTGACCGGGCACACCGACGACATCACGTTGCTCGCCGCGCAGCGCCGTACCCCTTCCGCTCCGCTGCGCCTGTGCATGCCCACCGGACCGGACGCGATCGGCACCGCACGGCGGGACCTGGATTCCTGGCTGCGCAACCAGGAAGCCGGCGACGAGGACCGGTCCGCGCTCGCGCACGCGGTGTCCGAACTGGTCACCAACGCCGTCGAGCACGGTCATCCCGACAGCACCGCCGGCACCATCACGATCAGCGCCGACCTGGACGCCGGTGGTGTGGTCCGCGTCGTGGTCGCCGACGACGGGCAGTGGCGCGAACGCAGCCGTCCCGGTGACGAATCCTTCCGCCGCGACCACGGTCTCGGGCTCGCGATGACCGCCAGGTTCGTCGACGCCCTCGACCTCGACCACGACGAGAGCGGCACCACTGCGATCCTGCGTCACCGGTTGTCCCGTCCGGCGCGCCTGCTCACGACCGGGCAGCTCAGCGACGGCGTCCCGGTCCGGGGCCCCGACGAACTCCGCGAGCTGACTCTGGTCCTCGACCAGCCACACGCCCCGGGCAACCGGATCGCCGTGTACGGCCCGCTCGACGCGACGAACATCGACCACGTCGCCGCCGAACTCGATCGGTTCACCCTCGGCGGCACCCACGACCTGACCGTCGACCTCACCGCGGTCACCCACCTGGCGAGTACCGCGGTCAAACTGCTCTCGCCCGTCAGCGCGCCCGGCGACGGCCACCGCCGTCCGCCGCTGTGCCTCTATGCCCCGCTCGGCAGCGTCGCGCACCAGGTCCTGACCCTGGTCGCGGTGCCGCACACCACGACCGATCCCGATGTCGCCCCAGGCGCAGGGGGTTTCGGCGCACCACCGGACGGGTAG
- a CDS encoding glycosyltransferase, whose amino-acid sequence MKIAMVSEHASPLAALGGADAGGQNVHVAELSAALTRLGHDVTVYTRRDDKRAPAQVQTPAGYRVRHVPAGPPRVLPKDELLPHMGEFGSRLRDDWVDAPPDLAHAHFWMSGLATALAAGEHGIPTVQTFHALGVVKRRYQGKADTSPADRIRLERMIGRQAGRIVATCSEEVLELAHQGVPRHRMSIVPCGVDLSRFDVDGPAAPRTAARRLVAVGRLVPRKGFDLAIAALPLVQNTELVIAGGPDSDAFEADPEVQRLRRLAERLGVADRVHLVGQVARDDMPALLRSADAVVCTPWYEPFGIVPLEAMACSVPVVATAVGGLTDTVVDGVTGRLVPPRSPKKLATCLRELLAEPAEVEAFGAAGQERVHARYSWDRVAEETLRAYQAVLPTGELSHVGGR is encoded by the coding sequence ATGAAGATCGCCATGGTGTCCGAGCACGCCAGTCCGCTCGCCGCACTCGGCGGTGCGGACGCGGGCGGCCAGAACGTGCACGTCGCCGAGCTGTCCGCGGCGTTGACCCGGCTCGGGCACGACGTGACCGTCTACACGCGACGGGACGACAAGAGGGCCCCTGCGCAGGTGCAGACCCCAGCGGGCTACCGGGTGCGGCACGTGCCCGCCGGTCCGCCGCGCGTGCTGCCGAAGGACGAACTGCTGCCGCACATGGGGGAGTTCGGCAGCCGGCTGCGCGACGACTGGGTGGACGCTCCGCCGGATCTCGCGCACGCGCACTTCTGGATGTCCGGTCTGGCCACCGCGCTGGCCGCCGGCGAGCACGGAATCCCGACCGTGCAGACGTTCCACGCCCTCGGCGTGGTGAAGCGCCGCTACCAGGGCAAGGCCGACACCAGCCCGGCGGACCGGATCCGGCTCGAGCGGATGATCGGCAGGCAGGCCGGCCGGATCGTCGCGACCTGTTCGGAGGAGGTGCTCGAACTGGCCCACCAGGGGGTGCCGCGGCACCGGATGTCGATCGTGCCGTGTGGTGTCGATCTGAGCCGGTTCGACGTGGACGGCCCTGCCGCGCCGCGGACCGCGGCGCGGCGGCTGGTCGCGGTCGGACGGCTGGTGCCGCGCAAGGGATTCGACCTCGCGATCGCCGCACTGCCCTTGGTGCAGAACACCGAACTGGTGATCGCGGGCGGACCGGACTCGGACGCCTTCGAGGCGGATCCCGAGGTGCAGCGGCTGCGCCGGCTGGCCGAGCGGCTGGGGGTGGCCGACCGGGTGCACCTGGTGGGGCAGGTGGCCCGCGACGACATGCCGGCCCTGCTGCGTTCCGCGGACGCGGTGGTGTGCACGCCGTGGTACGAACCGTTCGGCATCGTGCCGCTGGAGGCGATGGCCTGCAGCGTGCCCGTGGTGGCGACCGCGGTCGGCGGTCTCACCGACACCGTGGTCGACGGGGTGACCGGCCGGCTGGTCCCGCCCCGGTCACCGAAGAAGCTGGCCACGTGCCTGCGGGAGCTGCTCGCCGAACCGGCCGAGGTGGAAGCCTTCGGCGCGGCGGGGCAGGAACGCGTGCACGCACGGTACTCCTGGGACCGCGTCGCGGAGGAGACCTTGCGGGCCTACCAAGCGGTGCTCCCCACCGGGGAGCTGAGCCACGTCGGCGGACGCTGA